AGACATTCTCATTAAGACCTTTTTCTGTTCCACCGAAACCCAGACAAAATTCGGTGTCAACGGAACCCTGCTGAAACTCCAGGGGAACAAGATCACCACCGTTGCCACCGATGGTCACCGACTGGGGCTCAGTGCCATAAGTACCGATCAGCAGTACAGTGACAATGAAGTTGTCATCCCCCGCAACAGCCTTAATGAGATCGTGAAAGTCCTTACCGATGTCGATGAAGATATCAAGGTGCATATTGATGAAAACGCCATCGTATTCGCCACACAGCAGGACACCATCAAAACCAATCTGCTGAAAAAGAAGTTTCCCCCTTACGGCAAGGTTATTCCAGATGAGTGTCCCGTTTCCCTGCAAATATCCACCAAAAAAATCAAGGAAACCCTGAAACGCCTCTCAATTTTCGTGAATGAGAACGTAAAAATAGTGAAGTTTTCTGTTGAAGATAAGATTCTCGTTGCTACTATTCAATCCCAGGAACATGGCAACGCCCGAGAAGTCATTGAAATTGAATATGAAGGAAACAATTTTGAAATTGGCTATAATGTCCGTCTCTTTAATGAAATTATTAATCATATTGAGTCGGAGACCTTTACCCTGGCTTTGAATGAATCACTTTCCGTCAGCGTAATTCGCCCCGGAGATAATAAAAAAGACGAACAGACTCTGTATGTGCTTATGCCCAACCGCCTCTGACCTGTCATGCTGACTGAAACCAGGGTACGAAATTTCAGATGCATCGCAGACGCCGTTTTGTCGTTTACCCCAGGTATTAATGCCCTTTGCGGTGTAAACGGCTCCGGTAAAACCTCTTTTCTTGAGGTTATTTCCATTTGCGCCAATGGCAAGTCATTCCGCACAAATACTCTGCGTGAATGTGTCCGCAAAGGCAGTGACGGTTTTTCCCTCACCCTGGAAAATGATCGTCACATTCTCCAGACGTTTCTGCTCCATAAAAATGTGCGTAGACTCCTGATCGGTGAACACCGACCAGAGCGTCTCTCTCAGTATATTAATATCAACACCGTACTTGTCCTTTCCCCAGAGGATATTGATCTGGTAGCTCACAGCTCAGGAATGCGTCGCAAATTCATTGATCGCGGAGTCTTTGAACAGCATCCCGAGTACCTTTCAACACTCTCATATCTTCACCGTATCCTCAAAAACCGCAATGCCTTGCTGCGACAGAAAGATCATTCTACGCTTCCCTACTGGAACGATCTGCTCTGTCAGTACGCACTTCAGATTCACGAATATCGGAAAAAATACACCCAGCAGCTGCAGCTCAGTGTGAATTCCATTATTTCGCAAATGGATTACCCAAAAGGTATTTCCATCACTTATATAAATTCCGGAGATGATGAATATACGGATACACAGGCATTTCTTCGCGCTCTAGAAAAAAAATACAGCGATGAGAAGCGCTATGGATATACCTTGATAGGACCTCACAAGGATGAGATTACCGTTACCATAGATGAACTTTCAGCAGGAAAGTACGCATCCTACGGGCAACAGAAGATGGTGGCGATGATCATGAAACTGGCGCAGGCCGAATTGATCCAGCAGCATCAGAAAGAGCCCGTTCTCCTGGTGGATGATCTTGCCGCAGGTCTTGATGCTGCGGCATTGAAACGAGTAGCTGCTATC
This portion of the Desulfurispirillum indicum S5 genome encodes:
- the dnaN gene encoding DNA polymerase III subunit beta, with the translated sequence MRFEIEKKDLEKTLFKAHGICNSKNITNNILTNIQIKAESDLIRINSTDRNISLTSTISANIQETGSVLVNGKKFYEAIKELPNNIVIIERVDNTLTIACQKTQFKLFTSDPTLFPELDLQLGESPVVIPALKLRDILIKTFFCSTETQTKFGVNGTLLKLQGNKITTVATDGHRLGLSAISTDQQYSDNEVVIPRNSLNEIVKVLTDVDEDIKVHIDENAIVFATQQDTIKTNLLKKKFPPYGKVIPDECPVSLQISTKKIKETLKRLSIFVNENVKIVKFSVEDKILVATIQSQEHGNAREVIEIEYEGNNFEIGYNVRLFNEIINHIESETFTLALNESLSVSVIRPGDNKKDEQTLYVLMPNRL
- the recF gene encoding DNA replication/repair protein RecF (All proteins in this family for which functions are known are DNA-binding proteins that assist the filamentation of RecA onto DNA for the initiation of recombination or recombinational repair.), with the protein product MLTETRVRNFRCIADAVLSFTPGINALCGVNGSGKTSFLEVISICANGKSFRTNTLRECVRKGSDGFSLTLENDRHILQTFLLHKNVRRLLIGEHRPERLSQYININTVLVLSPEDIDLVAHSSGMRRKFIDRGVFEQHPEYLSTLSYLHRILKNRNALLRQKDHSTLPYWNDLLCQYALQIHEYRKKYTQQLQLSVNSIISQMDYPKGISITYINSGDDEYTDTQAFLRALEKKYSDEKRYGYTLIGPHKDEITVTIDELSAGKYASYGQQKMVAMIMKLAQAELIQQHQKEPVLLVDDLAAGLDAAALKRVAAILQSYQQVILTTIEGENLPLEFGQVVRL